One Oncorhynchus nerka isolate Pitt River linkage group LG5, Oner_Uvic_2.0, whole genome shotgun sequence genomic window carries:
- the LOC115129162 gene encoding glycine receptor subunit beta-like — protein sequence CLSVSTVGYKTDDLQFMWQSGDPVQMEEIALPQFDIKQEDIEYGNCTKFYAGTGYYTCVEVIFTLRRQVGFYMMGVYAPKLLIMVLSWLSFWINPDASAARVPLGILLVLSLSSECTSLASELPKVSYVKAIDVWLIRCLLFGFASLVEYAVVQVMLNSPKRIEAEKAKMASKAKGKEKAAGRNNTVNGTSGTPCHVSTLQVGETRCKKVCTSKSDLRTNDFSIVGSLPQDFELFDCYGKPITLHHGLSKSQAKAKKPPTPKPVIPSAAKRVDPFSTSPIGPCTCDHGMNLRILGTASCACRPHFLLISIFAL from the exons TGTCTGTCCGTGTCTACAGTTGGCTATAAAACAGATGACCTGCAGTTTATGTGGCAGTCAGGGGACCCTGTCCAGATGGAGGAGATCGCCCTGCCCCAGTTTGATATCAAACAGGAGGATATAgagtatggcaactgcaccaaaTTCTACGCAGGGACAG GCTACTACACGTGTGTGGAGGTGATCTTCACCCTGAGGAGGCAGGTGGGCTTCTACATGATGGGAGTCTATGCCCCTAAACTCCTCATCATGGTCCTCTCTTGGCTCTCATTCTGGATCAACCCTGACGCCAGCGCTGCCAGGGTCCCTCTGG GGATCCTCTTGGTGCTCTCCCTGTCTTCTGAGTGCACGTCCCTGGCCTCAGAGCTGCCCAAGGTGTCCTATGTGAAGGCCATCGACGTCTGGCTcatcc gatgtctgcTGTTTGGCTTCGCCTCGCTGGTGGAGTACGCCGTGGTGCAGGTGATGCTCAACAGCCCAAAGCGCATTGAGGCAGAGAAGGCCAAGATGGCGTCCAAGGCAAAGGGGAAGGAGAAGGCGGCGGGCAGGAACAACACGGTCAACGGCACCAGCGGGACGCCCTGTCATGTCAGCACGCTGCAG gTGGGAgagacccggtgcaaaaaggtTTGCACCTCCAAGTCGGACCTGCGCACCAATGACTTCAGCATTGTTGGCTCACTGCCGCAGGACTTTGAGCTCTTCGACTGCTACGGGAAGCCCATCACCTTGCATCATGGCCTTAGCAAAAGCCAGGCCAAGGCCAAGAAACCGCCAACGCCCAAACCCGTCATCCCCTCAGCCGCCAAGCGGGTCGACCCCTTTTCAACGTCACCTATTGGTCCGTGTACTTGTGATCATGGAATGAATTTAAGGATTTTGGGCACAGCCAGCTGTGCTTGTAGACCACATTTTCTACTAATTTCCATCTTTGCCCTGTGA